The following are encoded together in the bacterium genome:
- a CDS encoding MarC family protein — translation METFLLAFIPLFVAIDAIGVLPLFVALTQRLDAEAQRRLAGEATLTAFAISVVFLAAGSAIFRFLGISSHDFRVGGGIVLLTLAVRELLSSSEAERSPDRDVGIVPIGVPLIMGPAALTTILLLHDAYGWTWTAGSLCANLLVVWLVFRAARPVTRVLGRGGGRAVAKVTALFLAGIAVMMIRTGVTAMLDAGSAAASIERHR, via the coding sequence GTGGAGACCTTCCTCCTCGCCTTCATCCCCCTCTTCGTCGCCATCGACGCGATCGGCGTCCTGCCGCTCTTCGTCGCGCTGACGCAGCGCCTCGACGCGGAGGCCCAACGGCGCCTCGCAGGCGAGGCGACGCTCACGGCGTTCGCCATCTCGGTCGTGTTCCTCGCCGCGGGGTCGGCGATCTTCCGTTTCCTCGGCATCTCGTCGCACGACTTCCGCGTCGGCGGCGGCATCGTCCTCCTGACGCTCGCGGTACGCGAGCTGCTGAGCTCGTCCGAGGCCGAGCGCAGCCCCGACCGCGACGTCGGCATCGTGCCGATCGGCGTGCCGCTCATCATGGGGCCGGCCGCGCTGACGACGATCCTGCTGCTGCACGACGCCTACGGCTGGACGTGGACCGCCGGGTCGCTGTGCGCGAACCTGCTCGTCGTCTGGCTGGTGTTCCGCGCCGCCCGCCCGGTCACGCGCGTGCTCGGTCGCGGCGGCGGGCGCGCCGTGGCGAAGGTCACCGCGCTGTTCCTCGCCGGCATCGCGGTCATGATGATCCGCACCGGCGTCACCGCCATGCTCGACGCCGGCAGCGCCGCGGCGAGCATCGAGCGTCATCGGTAG
- a CDS encoding SDR family NAD(P)-dependent oxidoreductase: MRDASRFGEATTADQVLEGIDLTGRRVLVTGASSGIGQETARALAAHGAEVILTARDVAKGEAVAAGIRESAGNPRVVVESVKLGSLASVRDFAARFLARWDTLHVLVNNAGVMACPLAHTADGFERQLGTNHLGHFLLTGLLLPALRRGAPARIVSVSSRGHHLSPVVFEDVHFATRPYDKWLAYGQSKTANVLFAVGLERRLSAQGIHALALHPGAIVTELGRHLVPEDMAFLQQRSGPGGLRLKTVPAGAATSAFAATAPELEGRGGLYLEDCHVAQVNDAEGALDGVKSYAIDPALADRLWALSEAAVGARVAG, translated from the coding sequence ATGCGTGACGCATCCAGGTTCGGTGAGGCGACGACGGCCGATCAGGTTCTCGAGGGCATCGACCTCACTGGACGCCGCGTGCTGGTCACCGGCGCCTCGAGCGGCATCGGCCAGGAGACCGCACGCGCCCTCGCGGCCCACGGCGCCGAGGTGATCCTGACGGCGCGCGACGTGGCGAAGGGCGAGGCCGTCGCCGCCGGCATCCGCGAGAGCGCGGGGAACCCGCGCGTGGTCGTCGAGTCCGTCAAGCTCGGCTCGCTGGCGAGCGTCCGCGACTTCGCCGCCCGCTTCCTCGCGCGCTGGGACACGCTGCACGTGCTCGTCAACAACGCCGGCGTCATGGCGTGCCCGCTCGCGCACACCGCCGACGGCTTCGAGCGACAGCTCGGCACGAACCACCTGGGCCACTTCCTGCTGACGGGCCTGCTGCTGCCGGCGCTGCGCCGCGGCGCGCCGGCGCGCATCGTCTCGGTCAGCTCGCGCGGCCACCACCTGTCGCCCGTCGTCTTCGAGGACGTCCACTTCGCGACGCGGCCCTACGACAAGTGGCTCGCCTACGGGCAGTCGAAGACCGCCAACGTGCTCTTCGCCGTCGGCCTCGAGCGCCGGCTCTCCGCGCAGGGCATCCATGCGCTCGCGCTCCATCCCGGTGCGATCGTGACCGAGCTCGGCCGCCACCTGGTCCCGGAGGACATGGCCTTCCTGCAGCAGCGCAGCGGCCCCGGCGGGCTCCGCCTGAAGACCGTCCCCGCCGGCGCCGCGACCTCGGCGTTCGCGGCCACCGCGCCCGAGCTCGAGGGTCGCGGCGGCCTCTACCTCGAGGATTGCCACGTGGCGCAGGTGAACGACGCCGAGGGCGCGCTGGACGGCGTCAAGTCCTACGCGATCGACCCGGCCCTGGCGGACCGGCTGTGGGCACTGTCGGAGGCGGCGGTCGGCGCACGCGTCGCCGGTTGA
- a CDS encoding SDR family NAD(P)-dependent oxidoreductase: protein MQSFRGKIAVVTGGGTGMGRELAKQLAADGCHVAICDVSTDNMAETKAQAEALAIAGARITTHVCDVSDEPQVLAFRDAVLSAHGTSHLNLLFNNAGIAGGGSFVRDDRAEWERTFAVCWYGVYYCTRAFLPLLIASDEGYVINTSSVNGFWASLGPAVSHTAYSTAKFAVKGFTEALITDLRLNAPHVKAALVMPGHVGTSIVFNTGAVHGTTDAETAARMREMLSRRGLPADQLTDEQLVAAMQQMATAFRDLAPTSAGQAATTILDGVRTDRWRILVGEDARVLDRMVREQPELAYEAPFAQALNDQGHMRLLE, encoded by the coding sequence ATGCAGAGCTTCCGAGGCAAGATCGCGGTCGTCACCGGCGGCGGCACGGGCATGGGACGCGAGCTGGCGAAGCAGCTCGCCGCCGACGGCTGTCACGTCGCCATCTGCGACGTCTCGACCGACAACATGGCGGAGACGAAGGCGCAGGCCGAGGCGCTGGCCATCGCCGGCGCGCGCATCACCACGCACGTCTGCGACGTGTCGGACGAGCCGCAGGTGCTGGCGTTCCGCGACGCGGTGCTGTCCGCGCACGGCACGTCGCACCTGAACCTGCTCTTCAACAACGCCGGCATCGCCGGCGGCGGCAGCTTCGTGCGTGACGATCGTGCGGAGTGGGAGCGGACGTTCGCGGTGTGCTGGTACGGCGTCTACTACTGCACGCGCGCCTTCCTGCCGCTGCTGATCGCGAGCGACGAGGGCTACGTGATCAACACCAGCAGCGTGAACGGCTTCTGGGCGTCGCTCGGCCCGGCGGTGTCGCACACCGCCTACAGCACGGCGAAGTTCGCGGTGAAGGGCTTCACCGAGGCGCTGATCACCGATCTGCGCCTGAACGCCCCGCACGTGAAGGCGGCCCTGGTGATGCCGGGGCATGTCGGCACCTCGATCGTCTTCAACACCGGCGCGGTGCACGGCACCACCGATGCGGAGACGGCGGCGCGGATGCGCGAGATGCTCTCCCGGCGCGGTCTGCCGGCCGACCAGCTCACCGACGAGCAGCTGGTCGCGGCGATGCAGCAGATGGCGACCGCGTTCCGCGACCTCGCGCCGACGTCGGCGGGGCAGGCGGCGACGACGATCCTCGACGGCGTGCGCACCGACCGGTGGCGCATCCTCGTCGGCGAGGACGCGCGCGTCCTCGACCGCATGGTACGCGAGCAGCCCGAGCTGGCCTACGAGGCGCCCTTCGCGCAGGCCCTGAACGACCAGGGCCACATGCGGCTCCTCGAGTAG
- a CDS encoding choice-of-anchor I family protein yields the protein MTIRTWTLAAMALAGLVAAPAPAHAQAPNACAAAKIRATVRAATCAAKLAGKQTATGLPPDAAKVAACAGKLAGAFAKWDRRGGCPTTADAATAGGLATALVADLGAQLSVGIPNACQAEKLRAAARRVYCTGALEARQAAQGGDLPPTRAARCASALAAGFARAEAKGGCTTAGDVAAIAGMIDAFLAAVDGALFPPPTTTTTTSTTTTTTTPPRFDLVWKGSYDPPVRGAEIVTVDPASRRMFIAAGNRVDIVDVADVTSPTLVTSVSMAAFGSDTTSVSVRNGRVAVAVVNGVKENPGRVVFLDVDGNLITSVAVGAVPDMVVHSPNGLVLAVANEGEPRCDGSTYVDPVGSISLIDLSSDPITQTDVTTVSFASLNGTENALRAAGIRIFGLGIDAAHDLEPESVAFSPDGTTLYTSLQEANAYATIDVASASLTSIRSFGYKDHSLAGNALDPSDRDGSGNDPALAIATWPVLGMYQPDGIGTFTIGGVTYLATANEGDSRGDYAACGGNEEVRGGDLAGRTLAGGLAGLDRDGDGIPALADNDELSRLQVTNQFPLPAAPNPIASLYVFGGRSMSIWNPATGALVFDSGDQIEQIVAAQLPAFHNSGVGKSPGDGFDTRSDNKGPEPEGLVVGEAEGRTLVFVGLERANGIMVWDVTDPAAPIFQEWERTQVVFDGDLVTAGAQPAGDLAPEGLAFVPAAQSWTGKPLLFVAHEADQPGTALPTRTSIFELTTVP from the coding sequence ATGACGATCAGGACGTGGACCCTTGCGGCAATGGCGCTCGCCGGGCTCGTGGCTGCTCCGGCTCCCGCGCACGCGCAGGCACCCAACGCCTGCGCCGCGGCGAAGATCCGCGCCACCGTGCGCGCCGCTACGTGCGCCGCGAAGCTCGCCGGCAAGCAGACCGCGACCGGGCTCCCCCCCGACGCGGCCAAGGTCGCGGCCTGCGCGGGGAAGCTCGCCGGAGCCTTCGCGAAGTGGGATCGCCGCGGCGGCTGCCCCACGACCGCCGACGCCGCGACCGCCGGCGGGCTCGCGACGGCGTTGGTCGCCGACCTCGGCGCGCAGCTGTCGGTCGGCATCCCGAACGCCTGCCAGGCCGAGAAGCTGCGTGCCGCTGCCCGCAGGGTCTACTGCACCGGCGCCCTGGAAGCGCGGCAGGCCGCGCAGGGCGGCGATCTCCCCCCGACCCGCGCCGCCCGCTGCGCGAGCGCGCTCGCGGCCGGGTTCGCGCGCGCCGAAGCCAAGGGCGGCTGCACGACCGCCGGCGACGTCGCCGCGATCGCCGGCATGATCGACGCCTTCCTCGCCGCCGTCGACGGCGCGCTCTTCCCCCCACCCACGACGACGACCACGACCAGCACCACGACGACCACGACCACGCCGCCGCGGTTCGACCTCGTGTGGAAGGGCTCGTACGACCCGCCCGTGCGCGGCGCCGAGATCGTCACCGTCGACCCGGCCAGCCGGCGCATGTTCATCGCCGCGGGCAACCGCGTCGACATCGTCGATGTCGCCGACGTGACCAGCCCGACCCTCGTCACCTCGGTCAGCATGGCCGCGTTCGGCAGCGACACGACCAGCGTCTCGGTGCGCAACGGCCGCGTCGCGGTCGCCGTCGTCAACGGCGTCAAGGAGAACCCCGGCAGGGTCGTGTTCCTCGACGTCGACGGCAACCTGATCACGTCGGTCGCCGTCGGCGCCGTCCCGGACATGGTGGTGCACAGCCCGAACGGCCTCGTGCTCGCGGTCGCGAACGAGGGCGAGCCGCGCTGCGACGGCTCCACCTACGTCGACCCGGTCGGCTCGATCTCGCTGATCGACCTGTCGTCCGACCCGATCACACAGACCGACGTGACGACCGTCTCGTTCGCCTCGCTGAACGGCACCGAGAACGCGCTGCGGGCCGCCGGCATCCGCATCTTCGGCCTCGGCATCGACGCCGCGCACGACCTCGAGCCGGAGTCGGTCGCCTTCTCGCCGGACGGCACGACGCTCTACACCTCGCTCCAGGAGGCGAACGCCTACGCGACGATCGACGTCGCCAGCGCGTCGCTGACGTCGATCCGCTCGTTCGGCTACAAGGACCACAGCCTCGCCGGGAACGCGCTCGACCCGAGCGACCGCGACGGCAGCGGCAACGATCCTGCCCTGGCCATCGCGACCTGGCCGGTGCTCGGCATGTACCAGCCCGACGGCATCGGGACGTTCACGATCGGCGGCGTCACGTATCTCGCCACCGCCAACGAGGGCGACAGCCGCGGCGACTACGCCGCCTGCGGCGGCAACGAGGAGGTTCGCGGCGGCGACCTCGCCGGCCGCACGCTCGCGGGCGGCCTCGCGGGTCTCGACCGCGACGGCGACGGCATCCCGGCGCTGGCCGACAACGACGAGCTGTCGCGCCTCCAGGTCACGAACCAGTTCCCGCTGCCGGCCGCGCCGAATCCGATCGCGAGCCTCTACGTCTTCGGCGGCCGGTCGATGTCGATCTGGAACCCGGCCACCGGCGCGCTCGTCTTCGACTCGGGCGACCAGATCGAGCAGATCGTGGCCGCCCAGCTTCCCGCCTTCCACAACTCGGGCGTCGGCAAGTCGCCCGGCGACGGCTTCGACACGCGCTCCGACAACAAGGGGCCCGAGCCCGAGGGCCTCGTGGTCGGCGAGGCCGAGGGGCGCACCCTCGTGTTCGTCGGCCTCGAGCGCGCGAACGGCATCATGGTGTGGGACGTGACCGACCCCGCCGCCCCGATCTTCCAGGAGTGGGAGCGCACGCAGGTGGTGTTCGACGGCGACCTCGTCACCGCCGGCGCGCAGCCGGCCGGCGACCTCGCTCCCGAGGGCCTCGCCTTCGTGCCGGCGGCGCAGAGCTGGACCGGCAAGCCGCTGCTCTTCGTCGCCCACGAGGCCGACCAACCGGGCACGGCGCTGCCGACACGGACCAGCATCTTCGAGCTCACGACCGTTCCGTGA
- a CDS encoding S8 family serine peptidase, which translates to MLAALLLASPLLAGPVAAEHGPDPVSHKVARELRHAPPVPRTRAGVGPADAWRRGDRMHVYVRVTGVDPGTLETLRRRGLEIVTASDAFGGLVDGWTDVATLDALADLPAVTMIRPVAPPITQAGAVVSAGDAGLGADAVRAAGWTGAGVVLGLISDGIDSLARSQAAGELPAVTVPSDPRCNAFGGDEGTAMLEIVHDVAPGAALLFGSFGQSGAQMGETVRCLADAGARVIVDDVTFPDEPFFQDGPLANAAREVVGRGVSYHTSAGNRRREFMEHALAPAFYGPPLGVIHDFGAAAGGPGDPGNEIRLAPGGGATCALQWDEPFGGAGTDLDLVVVQGSAANVIAQSTNPQTGTQDPVEVVSIGNPTSTEQVVSLVVTLFSGNPARTIRLVCFRSVHMEHVSLEGAIYGQQSPPEVVAVASIDVADPGHDTIEAESSPGPATIRFPAFEIREKPDLASFDGVATSVPGFETFFGTSAAAPHAGAVAALMLGKNPTLSPAQVKQLMQATAVDIEAPGFDRLSGAGRLDARAAVGAVPCLDAAALPAQATCAGERPPKPATAGYRAARASLVAPVKSARKTAKRLTAAGRRLAKGLRIVDKKSARGALGAGCAAELRAQLSLVGRALVCRLAG; encoded by the coding sequence GTGCTCGCCGCCCTGCTGCTGGCGAGCCCGCTGCTCGCCGGCCCGGTCGCGGCCGAGCACGGTCCCGATCCGGTGAGCCACAAGGTCGCGCGCGAGCTGCGCCACGCCCCACCCGTCCCGCGCACCCGCGCCGGGGTCGGCCCCGCCGACGCCTGGCGCCGCGGCGACCGCATGCACGTCTACGTGCGCGTGACCGGCGTCGACCCGGGCACGCTCGAGACGCTGCGCCGCCGCGGCCTCGAGATCGTCACCGCGAGCGACGCCTTCGGCGGCCTCGTCGACGGCTGGACGGACGTCGCGACGCTGGACGCGCTCGCCGACCTGCCGGCCGTGACCATGATCCGCCCCGTGGCGCCGCCGATCACGCAGGCGGGCGCCGTCGTCAGCGCCGGCGACGCCGGGCTCGGCGCCGACGCCGTGCGCGCCGCCGGCTGGACCGGCGCGGGCGTCGTCCTCGGGCTGATCTCCGACGGCATCGACTCGCTGGCGCGCTCGCAGGCGGCGGGCGAGCTGCCGGCGGTGACGGTGCCGAGCGACCCGCGCTGCAACGCCTTCGGCGGCGACGAGGGCACGGCGATGCTCGAGATCGTGCACGACGTCGCGCCCGGCGCCGCGCTCCTCTTCGGGTCGTTCGGGCAGAGCGGCGCGCAGATGGGCGAGACCGTCCGCTGCCTCGCCGACGCCGGCGCGCGCGTGATCGTCGACGACGTGACCTTCCCGGACGAGCCGTTCTTCCAGGACGGCCCGCTGGCGAACGCGGCCCGCGAGGTGGTCGGGCGCGGCGTCTCGTACCACACGTCCGCGGGCAACCGCCGGCGGGAGTTCATGGAGCACGCGCTCGCGCCGGCGTTCTACGGGCCGCCGCTCGGCGTGATCCACGACTTCGGCGCCGCCGCGGGCGGGCCCGGCGACCCCGGCAACGAGATCAGGCTCGCGCCTGGCGGCGGCGCGACCTGCGCGCTCCAGTGGGACGAGCCGTTCGGCGGCGCCGGCACGGACCTCGATCTCGTCGTCGTCCAGGGCTCGGCCGCCAACGTCATCGCGCAGAGCACCAACCCGCAGACCGGCACGCAGGATCCCGTCGAGGTCGTGTCGATCGGCAACCCGACGAGCACGGAGCAGGTCGTGTCGCTGGTCGTGACGCTCTTCTCCGGCAACCCGGCGCGCACGATCCGCCTCGTCTGCTTCCGCTCGGTCCACATGGAGCACGTGTCGCTCGAGGGGGCGATCTACGGCCAGCAGTCCCCGCCCGAGGTGGTCGCGGTGGCGTCGATCGACGTCGCCGACCCGGGCCACGACACCATCGAGGCCGAGAGCTCGCCGGGACCCGCGACGATCCGCTTCCCCGCCTTCGAGATCCGCGAGAAGCCGGACCTCGCGTCGTTCGACGGCGTCGCCACCAGCGTGCCGGGCTTCGAGACGTTCTTCGGCACCTCGGCCGCGGCGCCGCACGCCGGCGCCGTCGCGGCGCTCATGCTCGGGAAGAACCCGACGCTGTCGCCGGCGCAGGTGAAGCAGCTCATGCAGGCGACGGCGGTGGACATCGAGGCGCCCGGCTTCGATCGGCTCTCCGGCGCCGGCCGGCTCGACGCGCGTGCCGCGGTCGGCGCCGTGCCGTGCCTCGACGCGGCCGCGTTGCCGGCGCAGGCCACGTGCGCCGGCGAGCGGCCGCCGAAGCCCGCGACGGCGGGCTACCGCGCGGCGCGGGCCAGCCTGGTCGCACCGGTGAAGTCCGCGCGCAAGACCGCGAAGCGGCTGACCGCCGCCGGACGCCGACTCGCGAAGGGCCTGCGCATCGTCGACAAGAAGAGCGCGCGCGGCGCCCTCGGTGCCGGCTGCGCCGCGGAGCTGCGCGCGCAGCTGTCGCTCGTCGGGCGCGCGCTCGTCTGCCGGTTGGCCGGCTGA
- a CDS encoding glycosyltransferase family 2 protein, with protein sequence MLHPELSVVVPVYEEALVLAELHRRLVAALDGCTGRWEIVYVDDGSHDASPLVLGGVVANDARVRVLRFSRNFGHQAAVTAGLEHAMGEAVITIDGDLQDPPELIPELVARWRDGFQVVSAVRTVREGESPVRLVLIRAFYRLLGALASLPLTPDSGDYRLLDRRVVDVLCRLPERHRYVRGLAQWVGFRQCTVAYRRQPRFAGQTKYPYRKLVGLALDGITSFSTAPLRFATYMGFALSLASLALILFALWAKLILGTGPQGWASVVLAVGLLSGAQLLALGIIGLYVGRILDEVRGRPLYVLADDDPNAARRPPQSMAPSTSSAPPVSAPPATRPGGR encoded by the coding sequence ATGTTGCACCCGGAGCTGTCCGTCGTCGTTCCGGTCTACGAGGAAGCGCTCGTGCTGGCGGAGTTGCACCGGCGTCTCGTCGCCGCGCTCGACGGCTGCACCGGTCGGTGGGAGATCGTGTACGTCGACGACGGCTCCCACGACGCGTCTCCGCTCGTCCTGGGCGGCGTCGTGGCCAACGACGCCCGCGTCCGCGTTCTGCGCTTCAGCCGCAACTTCGGGCACCAGGCCGCGGTGACGGCCGGGCTCGAGCACGCGATGGGTGAGGCGGTGATCACCATCGACGGCGATCTACAGGATCCGCCGGAGCTGATCCCCGAGCTGGTCGCGCGCTGGCGCGACGGCTTCCAGGTGGTGTCGGCGGTGCGGACGGTGCGCGAGGGCGAGAGCCCCGTGCGGCTGGTGCTGATCCGCGCATTCTACCGCCTGCTGGGTGCGCTCGCGTCGCTCCCCCTGACGCCCGACTCGGGTGACTACCGGCTGCTCGATCGGCGCGTCGTCGACGTGCTGTGCCGCCTGCCGGAACGGCACCGCTACGTGCGCGGCCTCGCGCAGTGGGTCGGCTTTCGGCAATGCACCGTCGCGTATCGCCGCCAGCCGCGGTTCGCGGGCCAGACGAAATATCCGTATCGCAAGCTCGTCGGGCTGGCGCTCGACGGCATCACGAGCTTCTCGACCGCGCCGCTGCGTTTCGCGACGTACATGGGCTTCGCGCTCTCGCTCGCGAGCCTGGCGCTGATCCTCTTCGCGCTCTGGGCCAAGCTCATTCTCGGCACGGGGCCGCAGGGCTGGGCGTCGGTCGTGCTCGCCGTCGGTCTGCTGTCGGGTGCGCAGCTACTCGCGCTCGGCATCATCGGGCTCTACGTCGGGCGCATTCTCGACGAGGTGCGCGGGCGGCCGCTCTACGTGCTCGCCGACGACGATCCGAATGCAGCGCGCCGGCCGCCCCAGAGCATGGCGCCGAGCACGAGCAGCGCCCCGCCCGTGAGTGCGCCGCCGGCGACGAGACCCGGCGGCCGATAG